The genomic window TCCGATCTTGGTGCGTAGAGTCATGTTGAGTCGTTTGTTCAGTAGCTATTGAAGCGCGAGATTTTACTTCAACCATCTCTGGCTCTGGTATAGCTGCGTTAGTCGCTGGCGAAGCTCCAGTAGAGCTATTGAGTCGTGCTTCAACCCATTGCAGCAACGCAGAGGTCTTCTCCTGCTGGTTGTTGTGCTCAGGGCAGAGCGCGTCCAACACCTGACGCCAGCGGTCATGCTCGTCCTTAAAAATTCGCAGTAAACTATGTTGGCGTGGCGCTAGAGTCATATCATTAGACGTTGAATCATTATTGGATGAGGTGATCGCCGGTTCGCTCTCATGGGAGGTAGTTTTAGAGGATGCTTCAGAGGTAAGTTTGGTTGGCTCTGGTTCGACCTGCACAGGCTGGGCTGGTGACACTGGCTCTACAGCCTCTAGCGATGTTATTGATTCTGCTTGAGGTATTGGCTGTGTTAACTCTAGTTGTACTTCATCCTGATTCAGGGGAGGTAGCGCCTTAGCGTCCAGTAGTACTCCTTGTCCTTCTAGGGGTTGACCCTGCTCGTTGACTAATCGGTAGTGGAAGTAATGACTAGTTGCGATGCTATTGGGAGCCGCCTGCTGCTGGTCAAGTACGTGTCCGAGATAGTGCTGGAGGAACCTGTGCTCGTGTTTGGTGGGAGGGCAGAAAAAGTGGACGGCGATCGCCCCATACACGCCTCGAAGCCTGTGAATTGAAACAGTCTTCTTGCCAGCCAATACAGGCATAATGCCAGTGTCTTGGAAGAGCTGTTTGACCTCGCGGTCAATACGCGTATTGAGTACTCGGATTCTTGGATCTTTGCTATCCACTCCCTCTAATTGTTCGATGGCAGGCAGCGTGCGGAACCGCTCGATGCCCTCTAGGACTTGGCTAGCAGGTACGAGTGTGAGAATATCAAATCCAGGTGCTGCCTCATCTTCACCCATCTGCTTTTTCTGCTGTCCCTGAAAGTGTAATAGGTATGGATGGTGAGTCAGTTGAAAGTGTCCCTTGCTAATCACTTCAGTATGCCGCCTACCTGTCAGTGCCGCAATAGCGATCGCCTTATGTCGCTCGTCGTTTGATGCCAGCAATTCAGTGGCTGTATCGAGGTAACGTTGCAGTGGCACTGGTTGCAGATTGTCTTGTCGGCTATTATTCGCTGCTGTACCTTCCCCACGAATTTGTTGGTAGGTGGCTTGGTCGTACTTGAGGTAGTCAAGCGCGAAGTGTTCCTGTGTTTGTCCGAGTTCTCCCGTATTGCGCTTAGTCCAAGTCACTAGATGACTATTTTCATTAGTTAGGAGCAAAGTGTCTGTAGAAATTGCATCCTCGATTAGTCGGCGGTATAAAGGTATCTGATTACCAGCGATCGTTGCTTGCGGATAGCCCTCTTCTAAAAGTTGAATTTCAGCTGTGCACAAAGCTTTAATCTCATCTGGTGAGTTAAGCAGTTTTAATCGGTCAATGAAATGTAGTACTAGCTGTTCCAACTCGTGTTTGGAGAGCTTAGTGCGATCGCCTTTGTGAATGCGCTGACGGTAGCGGGCAATAATTTCTTCTCGACTGAGGTCAAACCGAGTGGCATTGCTCATGGTTGCTGTTAAGGACGCTTAGGCTAGGGATGATAGATGAGGGGTAGGTTATTAAAGTCAAATTTTGAATGAATTGCTCCTATGTACGGTTGAATACCTCTATAAGAAGCACATACGCCTGTTAAATATACAAGCGTAGTGCTTGATGCTAGCAAGCTCATGAGCGATCCCATGAGAGGTAAACAGCAGGTACTGAAGGGGATTACATCCAACTATTCCATTCAATTTTTTATACAATTATACTAAGATAAATATGCAGCTATGTTAGCTAAATATACGCTTTGGTAAGAAGATATACAACTATGAAGGCAAAAAGAGCGTTTGCTGTATGAAAGTAGTAGTAAAAATAAACTGCTTGTTAGAACGGTTGTGTTGCAAGATTATTAGCAAAGATATTATGGTGGAGTCTTTGACTGATTACGAGTTATCAAGTACCAGATTAAATACTGGTTAAAATTAAAGCGCCATCTAGGTGAACAACTGCAATCCTAGAAACAAAAAGGTAGTTTTCATACATGCTCAAGTATTTTAGGCGCACGTCTATAAGAGTCAAGGATTGGGCGAAAGATTTTGTTAAGCCTGCTTTAGAAACTCGTGAATTGACGATTCCATTAGTAGTTCTATCGGTCGCCTGCTTTCTACTTTGGAAAAAAAATGTTCTGGGCTGGGCAGAGTTTGGATTGAATGCATTTACTGAAATACTCGGCATCATAGTAACGATTGTTTTCGTAGACCAATTGATTCGGCAGCAAGAGTTACGGAGAACATTACCACTTCAAGCCGCTGCATACGAAGATGTCCGAATATTAACTACACGAATAATTCAGTTTTGGGCAGGTGCTTTCTATCAAGCAGTTCCTCAATCGATACCATTGATTTTAGCCAAGATGTTAGAACCCTCCCTCGACTTTTCTGTTTCGCCAACAACGCCACCATCATCGGTAGAACAGCTCTTCTCCCTAGAATCAATTAATGTAATAAGGCTATGCCTCGATTTAGATAGTCAACCCAATGTTGCTCCACCACGCACCTGGTGGGAATGGTTACCGCAACAGGAACAGGAGTTTTATTCTAGAGCTGAACGTATTCTCGAAAGACATGCAGCAAATCTTGAGCCAGAAGCATATGCTCTTGTGCATCAACTCATGAATAACTTTCTCCATGCTGACACTGGAATGCGAATCATAGGAACAATTAAACAATATGACCAACAGGAAGGTTTTCCAAGACCCCACAATCTTGCGGCTTACTGGGGAACTACAGCAGAGGCTCTTGAAACTGTTGTTAAGCTTAATAAATGGTGCATTCAGAAAAAACGGTTTCTGGAAAAGAATGGCATAGTCGAGCTTCGAGATCCCATACTTGAGTTGAATCCTGAAACAAGTTCCTCACCGCGTTGCATGATTGATCCTGATAAACTTATCCAAAGTGCCCTTGCTGTTCAAGCTTATCAAGAACAACTTGAAAAACAGAAAACATCGTCGAAGTAGATGTAGAATCGTGCTAGCATCATAACAAGTCGCTGCACCGGAACGCCGCAATATGGTCGGTTACAATTGCAAAGGTTAACTGCGCTCGGTGAGCTTGGTCGTTATGCTGCTCAACCCAAAGGCGGGGATAGTGAGTTCAAAATTGCCAGTGTGACAATGTGCATTGAGTCCTGTTTTTCTATTGGTAGGCAGAGTTCAAAAAGCCAGTCAAAGCGCTAGGCTGCACGAAAATAAAAGAATGAACCCATGCTAATTGCTCTGACGGTATTGTCAAATTAACGGGGGTTGGCAGGAGTAGCAGTTGATGAGACAATTTTCTCCCATGACTACAAAATCTGACTTGTACCAACGCCACCGCTTCCCACCAGAAATGATGAGCTACTGCATCTGGCTCTACAACTCTTTCTCGCTCAGCTATCGAGACGTTGAAAAGATGATGCTGTATCGAGGTATTTTCGTTACTGACGAAGCCATTCGCCACTGGTGTCGCAAGTTTATACCAATTTAAAGAATGTTTGCGACAGATAGAGTATCAAGGATAAAGTTATAGCCAGTGATAGAAGCAACGGTTTGAGCAGTTAATCGGGCAATGAGTTCATCAACTGTCGTTTGCAGTTGAGTTAAATCTTTGAATAACTCCCAATGCAAATCTTTCTTCAGATGCTGCCATAGTCGCTCAATCGGGTTTAGCTCAGGCGCGAGCTTTTGGGGGGAATCTTCTCCCCAAAACGTCGCTTGGCAATAGGCGGGTTGAAATAACAAAATGATATTACCCTTGAATGCACAAATCCTTTGCTTTGTGAAACGCTCCGTTATCAACTTGCAGAATGTTAAGACTATCAGCGTACTGGGCAGAAAACTCATCTAAAAACCGCTGGTAGCACTGGGCATCAACATGGGAAAATTGCCAAAAGAACTGTTCTCCACTGGTCGGTTCAACAGCACTGTACAGCCAAAAGGCTTGGAATTGCCACTGCCATGTTCCAAGTGGTTTGACCCCACAGGTGGTAATCAGTCGTCCGACGCTTGTCTTGAGTCCAAAGCGACTTTCATCTTGGCAAAAATAGCGGATGCGCTTGCAAGTTGGTTTCTCAGTCGCTACATACTGCTTGAGCAGAGCTAGGTCATCAGCAAGGTTTTTTTAAACCGCTCTAACTGCATCGGGTCTTGCTTTTTATGAACTGGACGCGCAGCTTTCAACTTCGCCTTAAGCCGATAGCGTACCAATTCATGCACCGTGCGGTACTCTGCTTCAACTCCCATCTGCCGCAGCCATTGTTGTACCTGCGTGTAGCTCTTGAAGCCATTCGGTTCTGCAAGGCGGCGTTTCAAACTCACGACTGCCCATCCAGGAATTGCTCTCGGTCTGCCAGGACTGTGCTTGATCTCTAGCAACTTTTCCAACCCTTGCTCTTGATAAATCGATAACCAGCGTTGAAGTGTACCCCGATGCTTCCCCATGACTTTCGCAATCGCACTAATACTCATCGGCTCCGGCAGTTTCAGCAAATATATTACTTGCAATCGCTCCTTCACGGTTGCATTCGTTTCTATTTGTAGGCGTTGCTCTAGCTCTTGCGTGCTTTCTTGAATTTCAACCCTCGTCACACCAGCCATCTTGACGCATCCTCACTCACTACCTTTAATTTAATCGCGATCTGTCATGCTATTTTTTGAAATTGGTATTAGCTACTCTCAAACATCTCTCAAGCATGGTTTTTGCTAGCTATGAGCAAGTGCTAAGCGACAGGAGCTATGCGATACTCGCTACGGGCACGGAAAGCTGAACGGATGCGACCAATCAACTTGCGAGCTATGGCGACAATCGCCCTTTTCTTGCCTGTCCTAGGATAGAGCCGCTCGAAACACTCTTTCAAGCTCATGTCTTTTTTGATTGCTCTCCAAGCAGCTTCACACAACACCCATCGGACTCTACTGTTTCCCTGCCGCGTGATGTGACCCCTGCAGGTATTATCTCCGCTTGAATGCTCACAAGGAGTCAACCCCGTGTAGCTAAACAGTTGCCGCTCGTTGTCAAACTGGCTCATGTCTCCCAGTTCGTTGGATAAAATTCTCGCTCCGAGCGGTCCTATACCTGGAGCGGAGTGGTAAATTTTCTCGTTAGGATCTTGCTGTGCCTGCTGTTTCAATTCCTCGTCAAGCTTTTTAATCTGAGCATCAAGGGCTTTCCAAATTTGCCAGTAAGCTCCTATCACTAGATTCAATTCCTGGAACGGCGACTTTTCTAACAGTTCCTGCACTAATTTATGACTCATCTTCCGCTGCTCATCGGCGGCGATTAATCCGATTTGGTGGCATTTCATCCGAATCTTGTTCTTCACTGCCGTCCGCTCTTCGATGAGTTGTTGTCGAGTGCGGGTGAGCAGTCTTTGAGCTTCTTCCCTCTCGCTTGGAATTTTGATTCTTTTCAAGCGTCCTGCTTCTAGCAAACTAGCTATTTTCAGGGCATCTCGCTTATCGGTCTTGACTCGGTTATGGACAGTGGTTTCTATACTAGCAGCATTAACCACTATATTCTTAATGCCAACTTCCTCAAGTCTTCGATGTAAGACAAATCCCGAAAATCCTGCTTCATAAGCACTGTATAGGTTAGCTCCTGAGAAATAACTCCTTAATTGCTTTGCTAGTTGTTCTGGTACAGCTGCAGTTTGCCATTTCTTCACTACTATTCCTTCTACTACACTTACTACTGAATAGGTGCGCTTATGTACGTCAATACCAATGAAAACATCCTTTCCTGTATATGAAGGTTTCTTTGATGAGCTATTCATAGCAACCACCTTCTTGGACTACTACTTGAATTGTCTTGAATTCTGGTGAAGGATTCTACTCTTGCTTACAACTCATCATAGAGACAACACAACTATATTTAGAAGCAGTGTGATTGCTGGATACTCCTTGAAAAAAAATGGTGGCAAAGCATCTGGCATCGAGAAGAGAGAATTTTTGATTTGGCAATCACCTAGCTTTTAGGGGTCTTGGCAGCTTTTGGTGATGATTGAGAGGGATGAACGGCTGGGCTAAGCAACACACTGGAAGCAGGATGACCCGATCACCAAAAGTTGACAAGATCAACAATTTGAGCTGAAAATTGCCTTGTTTATGAGCCGGAGCGATTATGTTTGCAAACCGGACAGATAGCTCTTTCTTCAACTGACTCGCCACATTAGCCGACTGAAAAAACCCTGAAAATAACATCCCAGAATGTAGCATTCTGTTCGGCTGCTTTCAAAACACTTTCCCAAAGTTGCGGTGGTGTTTGTAATAAACTATCCTGAGCAATAATTTCTCTCCAATTTAACCTCCTTGGATCAGCATCTTGAACACCCGCCTTTTGCATTTCTTCTAGGAAAAATTCAGCTACAATGCCATATCCAATGGTTGAAGGATGAACGCAGTCTAAACTGAAAAGACCACCACTGAAGCGTTGACCATTACGAAGTTCTAAACGAAGAATATTGGGAATAGGGGAAAGTTGAAGAAGAGGATGATCGCTAATCCCTTTTCTAGCATAATAATCTCGAAGAGCGCGCTCAGGACCATCTGTCAGATTATTTCGCTTAATAGCCAATGAATCTAAAACCTGACCGATATCAACGATATGCCAATTGTTTCCTTGAGCTTGGGCAATATTTCTGATGGTTGCATTAAAGTTATCTATTCTTTCGTCAATTTTCTTAGCATCTTGATTGGTTAGATGTTTTTGGAGAAATGGGGAAAAATTACTAGCATCAGCAAAGAAACGTCCATAATATGCAAAGTACTTTCCATCAAAAGGGAGTATTCCTTGGGTAACAGGCGGAATAGTAATATGAGGTATTGTTCCGACAAAAACTTTTGTGTTGTTTGGAATAATATTTTTTATTTCTTCCACTAATCGCTCAAAATCTCTCTTAAAAACGTCGCGGTGAGTCAGATTGTATTCTCTTCGTTTTTGGGGGTTATTGGTATTGAGATCTGCCTTGACATCTGCTTCCATATCCTTAATCTCTAAATCTAGAACAGTCCCCAAACAATCATTAGACCCCAACCAAATAATCAGGCTTTCCAAGCTTTGCTCGGCTTTAACTATCTCCTTTAAATTGCCAATTTGAGTTAATTTGTTTCTATCTTGCCGCGCTCTCGGATTAAGAACCCTTAAAGCTGTGCGATACATGGGTGCAGCAGGAAGACCAAGAAAATCATCTTCTAACCATCCTTCGTCTCTTTGAATCATTTGCTGACAAAATTCAGCATCAACCATAAAACTATCTACGGCCCGAAATCCCCAAACTCCTAGATTATGATAGAACCCCCCATAAGCTGCGGGTCGAGATCCAGAGCCTCGTTCGTATAGATCCTCTACTCCATCCATAAACTGTTCTAATAAGAGGGGAAACTGAAAGCTCCACTCAGCCAAATCAATATTAGAACCTAACCGAGTTTTCATCCAACGCAAAGCTTGCTCGATATTCAAGGGTAGTCCGCTTCCAGGAAATTTAGGAATAGGAAAATTGTTAGGAATGGTTAAACCCATTGAACGAACAATCATAGCGGGAAAAGACCAATCCGTTCTATAGATTGCTCCACTTTGAAAACCTTGGGTCAAGCTATCTCCGATTGCTACTAACTTAGCCATAAAGCTATCCTCCATTGATTACTTCTACCGATTTGCGTTTTAATTAGTGATGACTGTTGATCCCAAAATGCCTAGAATAAATCCTTACAGATGCTATAGACAACTTATTTTCAAGGTTAACTTACCTCGGTTATTAAAATAAAATCCTTCTGCGTCATTAGCAAAACAATAAAACTCGTCGCTTGTTGGAGGGATATAATGTTCTAAACGTTCACCTATTTTGAAAAAAGTTATCTTATCTTTGCCTACACTGCCTACTAACACGTACCAATTGGCTTCAGAAAATCGCTTAAGAAATTTGAAGAAATTTAGATAAAAAGGAGGAGAAATAATTCCAAATTCTGGTGTAGAATCAAGATTATCATCTTGCCATTTTTCGTCAATTTGTATGACTTCAAAATTGTAGGTGAAGTTAGGTTTTAAACAGATTCCAGAGGAGTTCCATTTGTTTCGCGCATCTACAATGATGGTATGTGACTGACCAGGATGAAGCTCTTGCATAAACAGACCTGTCATTTCTACTCTTCAAATTAATTAATACGGTAGTGTTGCAAAAAAAAATCCTCAGACACTATTAGTGGAGTTGTAGTACATATATTTCAGCACTACTAATAGCGTTTTTCAAATTTTTTGCAACACTACCGTTGACTTTGATTGTTTACCGACTTAATTACTCGGAATCAGGGGGTTTAAGGGTCAAAAAGCTCTCTCAGTCTAGCAGCAAAGAAAACCCTTCTTTTCTTTGCTGCTAGACTGAGATAAAATAAACTCCTCCCTTGATTGCTAGAAAGTCATAATTAATATGTTATTCCTCAGCAATACGGTTAGTTAACGAAAAACTGATCTCAGCATGATCTCCTCCCCCAATACCTCTGCTAAGCAGTTGCACATCATGACGTGCAGGCTGAGGTTGAGAGCGAGTAGTTTTTGGTACAAGGAATATAACACGCTTCTCTTCCTCTAAGTCTTGACTATTTACGTCAGTACCCTCAAAGAGTTTGACATCCCCTTGTATTTGAA from Gloeocapsopsis sp. IPPAS B-1203 includes these protein-coding regions:
- a CDS encoding helix-turn-helix domain-containing protein, translating into MAGVTRVEIQESTQELEQRLQIETNATVKERLQVIYLLKLPEPMSISAIAKVMGKHRGTLQRWLSIYQEQGLEKLLEIKHSPGRPRAIPGWAVVSLKRRLAEPNGFKSYTQVQQWLRQMGVEAEYRTVHELVRYRLKAKLKAARPVHKKQDPMQLERFKKTLLMT
- a CDS encoding SGNH/GDSL hydrolase family protein, encoding MAKLVAIGDSLTQGFQSGAIYRTDWSFPAMIVRSMGLTIPNNFPIPKFPGSGLPLNIEQALRWMKTRLGSNIDLAEWSFQFPLLLEQFMDGVEDLYERGSGSRPAAYGGFYHNLGVWGFRAVDSFMVDAEFCQQMIQRDEGWLEDDFLGLPAAPMYRTALRVLNPRARQDRNKLTQIGNLKEIVKAEQSLESLIIWLGSNDCLGTVLDLEIKDMEADVKADLNTNNPQKRREYNLTHRDVFKRDFERLVEEIKNIIPNNTKVFVGTIPHITIPPVTQGILPFDGKYFAYYGRFFADASNFSPFLQKHLTNQDAKKIDERIDNFNATIRNIAQAQGNNWHIVDIGQVLDSLAIKRNNLTDGPERALRDYYARKGISDHPLLQLSPIPNILRLELRNGQRFSGGLFSLDCVHPSTIGYGIVAEFFLEEMQKAGVQDADPRRLNWREIIAQDSLLQTPPQLWESVLKAAEQNATFWDVIFRVFSVG
- a CDS encoding protelomerase family protein translates to MSNATRFDLSREEIIARYRQRIHKGDRTKLSKHELEQLVLHFIDRLKLLNSPDEIKALCTAEIQLLEEGYPQATIAGNQIPLYRRLIEDAISTDTLLLTNENSHLVTWTKRNTGELGQTQEHFALDYLKYDQATYQQIRGEGTAANNSRQDNLQPVPLQRYLDTATELLASNDERHKAIAIAALTGRRHTEVISKGHFQLTHHPYLLHFQGQQKKQMGEDEAAPGFDILTLVPASQVLEGIERFRTLPAIEQLEGVDSKDPRIRVLNTRIDREVKQLFQDTGIMPVLAGKKTVSIHRLRGVYGAIAVHFFCPPTKHEHRFLQHYLGHVLDQQQAAPNSIATSHYFHYRLVNEQGQPLEGQGVLLDAKALPPLNQDEVQLELTQPIPQAESITSLEAVEPVSPAQPVQVEPEPTKLTSEASSKTTSHESEPAITSSNNDSTSNDMTLAPRQHSLLRIFKDEHDRWRQVLDALCPEHNNQQEKTSALLQWVEARLNSSTGASPATNAAIPEPEMVEVKSRASIATEQTTQHDSTHQDRTSLVADSAITTVVVDQARTLSWLTGRIEALEAELAKLQEQREQAIALVGQSSQLQQEIEHLKTENRQLQQAAARFEAAKAALLGNERPTPAPAASPTGGASSAPGSNSILREYDQVQEQSQQQQVSDTTNTAPTQISDIATPKPARSGGAKDRAKRIFAAICEWNQQHPQDTWAITVGLLEETFGINRKAAKEFVREHQNLIDEHHAQIGVDNQRGHNRGKDAAALKAFVQRFNPSSDRFLG
- a CDS encoding IS110 family transposase; this translates as MNSSSKKPSYTGKDVFIGIDVHKRTYSVVSVVEGIVVKKWQTAAVPEQLAKQLRSYFSGANLYSAYEAGFSGFVLHRRLEEVGIKNIVVNAASIETTVHNRVKTDKRDALKIASLLEAGRLKRIKIPSEREEAQRLLTRTRQQLIEERTAVKNKIRMKCHQIGLIAADEQRKMSHKLVQELLEKSPFQELNLVIGAYWQIWKALDAQIKKLDEELKQQAQQDPNEKIYHSAPGIGPLGARILSNELGDMSQFDNERQLFSYTGLTPCEHSSGDNTCRGHITRQGNSRVRWVLCEAAWRAIKKDMSLKECFERLYPRTGKKRAIVAIARKLIGRIRSAFRARSEYRIAPVA